A stretch of the Chelonoidis abingdonii isolate Lonesome George chromosome 11, CheloAbing_2.0, whole genome shotgun sequence genome encodes the following:
- the LOC116840087 gene encoding GTPase KRas-like isoform X1, translated as MTEYKLVVVGAGGVGKSALTIQLIQNHFVDEYDPTIEDSYRKQVVIDGETCLLDILDTAGQEEYSAMRDQYMRTGEGFLCVFAINNAKSFEDVHHYREQISRVKDSDDVPMVLVGNKCDLPSRTVDTKQAQELAKSYGIPFIETSAKTRQGVEDAFYTLVREIRKHKEKVSNGRKKKCSKKKCVIL; from the exons ATGACTGAGTAcaagctggtggtggtgggggctggCGGCGTCGGCAAGAGCGCGCTCACCATCCAGCTCATCCAGAACCACTTCGTGGACGAGTACGACCCCACCATAGAG GACTCGTACCGGAAGCAGGTGGTGATCGACGGCGAGACATGCCTGCTGGACATCCTGGACACGGCCGGGCAGGAGGAGTACAGCGCCATGCGCGACCAGTACATGCGCACGGGTGAGGGCTTCCTCTGTGTCTTCGCCATCAACAACGCAAAGTCCTTTGAGGACGTGCACCACTACAG ggagcagatcAGCAGGGTGAAGGATTCGGACGACGTCCCCATGGTCTTAGTTGGTAACAAGTGCGACCTGCCCTCTCGGACGGTGGACACCAAACAGGCTCAGGAGCTGGCGAAGAGCTATGGGATCCCTTTCATTGAGACCTCAGCCAAAACCAGGCAG GGAGTGGAGGATGCTTTCTACACGCTGGTGCGGGAGATCCGGAAACACAAGGAGAAGGTCAGCAACGGACGCAAGAAGAAATGCTCCAAGAAGAAGTGTGTGATCCTCTGA
- the LOC116840087 gene encoding ras-like protein isoform X2, with the protein MTEYKLVVVGAGGVGKSALTIQLIQNHFVDEYDPTIEDSYRKQVVIDGETCLLDILDTAGQEEYSAMRDQYMRTGEGFLCVFAINNAKSFEDVHHYREQISRVKDSDDVPMVLVGNKCDLPSRTVDTKQAQELAKSYGIPFIETSAKTRQWRMLSTRWCGRSGNTRRRSATDARRNAPRRSV; encoded by the exons ATGACTGAGTAcaagctggtggtggtgggggctggCGGCGTCGGCAAGAGCGCGCTCACCATCCAGCTCATCCAGAACCACTTCGTGGACGAGTACGACCCCACCATAGAG GACTCGTACCGGAAGCAGGTGGTGATCGACGGCGAGACATGCCTGCTGGACATCCTGGACACGGCCGGGCAGGAGGAGTACAGCGCCATGCGCGACCAGTACATGCGCACGGGTGAGGGCTTCCTCTGTGTCTTCGCCATCAACAACGCAAAGTCCTTTGAGGACGTGCACCACTACAG ggagcagatcAGCAGGGTGAAGGATTCGGACGACGTCCCCATGGTCTTAGTTGGTAACAAGTGCGACCTGCCCTCTCGGACGGTGGACACCAAACAGGCTCAGGAGCTGGCGAAGAGCTATGGGATCCCTTTCATTGAGACCTCAGCCAAAACCAGGCAG TGGAGGATGCTTTCTACACGCTGGTGCGGGAGATCCGGAAACACAAGGAGAAGGTCAGCAACGGACGCAAGAAGAAATGCTCCAAGAAGAAGTGTGTGA